The genomic stretch GGCGAAACCTTTAGGTGGTCTGTGAGTTTAAACATTGTCATGGCAAGGAGGTCCGTGAACACGCACGACTCTTTCGTTTTCACTCGATTGTGGGTTAAGAGGTGCAAGCTTCTCGGGCGCTTGGGGACGGGCTTCATTTCTTACAGCGAGGCCTTATCTGTGTCTAATCCTGGCAATGACAAGGATAGCCTATAACGATGCTTATTTTATGCTACAACAGAGAGGTAGCGTTTCGCTTTAGATTCGCCAATcaagcagtgttttttttccctcaaagtAGCCTGTATTGTGCAGTCATAATGGTGACAGTATAGGCTAATGCATTGCGCGAGAGTCTGATGTGCTAATATATCAATGAGCAAATGAGAAATATggccaatttatttatttagctgtcATTATGTTTTCCTACTAGTCAGTAATAATGGATGCAGTGGATAATGTAGCTTTAATTGCAAGATAATTTGATAAGGCTACTATTAAGTTTAGTTGTAATTTTGCGGTTGTCCTGCAGGTGTCCTTAAGATTTATTTAGCAGTGTAGAACACTTTTCGTTCTGTGACGAATTTTTAATAGGCCTAGGCTACTTAAATTACTATGCTTTTGGGAGAAAAGCCCATAATTTTACGAAGATTCGTACTTTTGTTTCtaaattttatttgtaatattttgtgacttattaaacttattaatagctaaaagttattaaagtgttaccacaaaacGTTAGGTTAATGGAAgtgtacaaaataaaatgaatgtttaaggTACAAACGAAATATACGCTTTTATGCTTACATTTCGATCGTTGCATTTTGAAAACGAAAAGATAAAATCAATTagcctaaaaaaaaagattattctGCACGACTGCAACGGAGAGCGGCAAGTgtattttaactgtttttacaAGTTGCATATTACAAATGAAAGATTAATTTTACgttaaaaagaagaaaacaatcTGATGTTGAGATATTCCTCTGTACATCCCACGTCCATAAAAGTCTCCCCATCTTAATCAGTGTTGGGAACGCTACTGATTTTCGCCGTGTTCTCAGTCCAGGGCTGGAGGTTCTGAAGTGCGAACAGAGAGCTGTTGTGAAGGCAGATTGGGTCCGGAGTAACAGGTTGGTTTATAGTCTTTTGAAAAGCCTCTTGTTGAAGTTGCATAAGAATTCGGTTCGCTTGTTGTCGCTCTGCTTCTCTCTCCTCCGCTGTCTGCCGCCTGTGTGGATTTGGATCACAGATCACAGGAGTCATTTAGTCGGTGATTCCAGTCATGATTTCTAGCTGTTTAGTTAGTAGCCTAGTTGGCTAAATTGTAAATTTAACCAAAGAATACACACATGGAACCTTAATTAAAAAGAATACAAAAAGACTTTTATTCTCTCTCTTATAGCTATAATTAGGCCTCATAATGTGGATTTCCCAAAAGAATTCTGACAGACCTTACATTGTGTCAATCGAAcccttttatttattgtttcataAACGTTCCCAAGAGcacattattttgtcattaattcaGTCAGATTGCGTACATGGAAAGCTTATAGATTTAAATTGCAGAacgcagtttttttttaatgttaggcCTTTATATGATGTATTAattggaaatataaatattttaaataatcttaatatacataaatatcatTCAATATAAATTACGTTTAAGGTTCTCAGAGGTCAGTGTCGAACGCTTGTAGCCAAATCAcaataagatttatttttcatataagttttaataaaattattattattttattttattttttttggtgtaGAACATGAACTTCATCATAACATCAATTTTCCAGCTTCAGCAGACGATAATTAACGTCCTAACACAAGAATTTAGAGTAATATTGGTTATAGTATAACCGagcataataaaatataagctGGAGTAAAAAATGCATTGGTATAAGTCCATAATTAAGTCTTGAGAATATAACCTGTCACggtcaaagaaaaaaagacacattCAACCACTGGTAGGCtaattcaaaattaaatagAGCCAATTACTTATTTACAGATGTATTGATTGGATTGCTTTGGTATATATATTGAGTGAACTGCATTAACAGGCCTTACAAACCACTTATGGAACGCATTATGGAACTGACCCAACTGACCTCATGGAGTAGgctgctttaaaaacaaaatactcaACTGAGTTTAGACGAAAAAGAATGCATCACATGTGAGTGTAAAACCATGATTAGATCACAAAAGCTCACCTCCATTTCGTTCTTCTGTTCTGGAACCATGTTTTGACCTGCGCATCAGTCATTTTAAGTGCTTTCGCTAAGGCGGCCCTCTCAGCTGACGCCAAATACTTCTGACGGTGGAAGCGTTTCTCAAGCTCACAGATCTGGAGGCGCGTGAACGACGTTCGGGGCTTCTTCTTCTTCGGAGGGGTTCGGTTCTGATACGGGTGACCTATACGGCGTGTTACAGTGAACGGTGAGAGGGCCACTATATTGAGAGACAGATTGAAAGCAAGCGGAAGAAATCAGCGCCAGAGCCAAGCAATGAGAAGCAAATGAGACTTCCAGAGTAGAAAGACGacttttgtcttttaaaaaacatgcaaCACGAAATACATCGAATAAGTACAGCCAAGCAAGCAGACAGGAATAGCCTATCTTTTTTGGCATTTCCTCATGATGACctttgttaaatattaaaaacactgtaaaaatgttttgtaaggCACAAAATATGTGCCTCATGGTAGGCTAAGTGATTTTATCAGAATCAATATTAATTTGCCTGAATCAAAGAGGGTCAAATCAATAGCTCATTATCCACATACAAactttttaagatattttttcccTGTGGCTTACAGAATGCAGTGGTTGATAATGTGTAAGAATGCTCgtttatattattaaatctCGAAACCAGTGGCTTACTAAACTTTATAtcgaatattttatataatatttttattatataaaaaataatatttaaaaaaaaatttattatattttttttaaatagaacgTTCTAAATGTTCTTTATAACGTTgtcataaacaaaataaaacaaattgagTTACTTCAACAATTAaatcattataaattataatccatgttttttttttttttgtaaattttaagAAAAAGTTGTGACAAAGTTACAGCCTTCAGTAAGTCATAATTTTTCGACCGCTTTGATTACTGAATGAATTACCGATTTTGTTacataatgaaaacatttttacagtgtgattAACAATGAAAAAATCCAATAAAGCATAAACACCAGTGAGAGTTCAGATTGATTACCTGTAAATCTGTCTTTGGTATATCTCCTGTTACTCTCCATCCATGGAAACGTTAATCCCGTGAGATTGTTAATGGTGCCCATGCTTCCCATACTTGGCACCGTGGAAGCGCTGGTGGGAATGGACGAGTGAACGCTGCTCAGCGGCCGGTGCGCTGGAACCCGGATCACTCCCGAAGAATTAAGGCAATTCCCATTAACATTCGTGCCCAAGTTCATGTTGTACGAGCCGTTGAGGGAACCAACGCTGCACGAGTTTCCATTGTATCCAGCCGAGTTATTTACGCTGTAGTTGCCAGTCATGGTATTGTAGGCTGTGCTGACTATGCAGCCCAAGCCGTAGTCCAGGTCCTGCATTCTGGGGTTGGAGATCATGCAGCTCCCCTGGTCTGCATTGTTAAGAATCTGATCGATCCCAAAACTGATGGTGTCTGCGTGCGTATGGTGGAGATGCGCTCCCATATGATCCATGGTGTGGAGAGGCGCGCGCTCCTGCGAGCCTACAGGATCCTCCACGTCACCCCAGTTATCATACAGCAACTAAAACGCAGTTTAGTCCAGAGTTGTCGTTATCTAATAGCGTTGACTGCATGTGTGAGAAAGACTGAACTACAGACGATTGTCTTTTTTACTGCCTCCCTTTACCCTTATAGATATGCCGGATGGAGCCACGGGAACATCAATCAAAATGCCAAAGAGGCTGGGTAAAATTAAGCCTCCAATTCTGGGGTGAGAGACCCAATTGGCTAAAGAATCCACGACGTTCAATGAAACTCACTGGAATTCCCTCTTCAGCACAGGGAAACTCAAAAGATAAGATTTATTAAACCAAAACACAGGCGatttttcaaaacaatacacacacacacacacacacacacacaaaagacaaacatttcaatTACATTATCTTGGCTATGCAGTCTATATTGTTGAGAAATGTTGTCTAATACTTTGTTTTGATCATGCGAAGAGGAGGAGTCCTTTTCACTCTTGTTAGACAACAACAGATCAATATTTCGCGACCATGAACTCTTAGATTTCAAATGAATTACAGTGGTTTGTCAGTATTTTGAGACAGATCAATCACACAATATATTTATACTGTCAACGATATTACATTTCATTGTGAAATTAAATCTGAATAAAGCAATCATTCTTACTCATCTGACTGTCTTATTCATCAAAATGGATGATTATTCAGATTGCTAcaagtatgaatgaaattctgGATGAAACGTCTTTTTTTAAACACGaactaattttaaaattatttattttaaatgttgttagtcacgacagaatttatttataatCCACATTAATTTAGCAAGATGCATTGATCCATTGCAGTGTGTTCGTGTGCtaactttttaattattcattttattgtgTACGCATTAATCTTTCTAAATCAGactataacaaaataaatatgcaatattaGACGGAAAGCAAACGCTTTTAGGTTATCGATTCCTTGAAGAAAGGAGGTGGTGATTATTTAACGTAAGATGCATTTAAGTATTAATATTTGATGGGGCTCCAGATTAATGCTGGCCAAATGACCAACATTAAATTTTAATGAAGTACAATGGTGTATATTTTCgctaaaattgacattttttgttTCAGTGATGTAGACTTAATTATAGCTTTTAAGTGTGCTGGTGCTTAAAAACACATCATTAATGTGCACTGCAACTGGTAAACGATTGATTTCCCCTACATTTTAAACGAAAAAGATAAAGTCACTAGAATGTTAAGTGCTGGATTCATTTGGGACGATCAGTTT from Ctenopharyngodon idella isolate HZGC_01 chromosome 13, HZGC01, whole genome shotgun sequence encodes the following:
- the tlx1 gene encoding T-cell leukemia homeobox protein 1 isoform X1, producing the protein MDHMGAHLHHTHADTISFGIDQILNNADQGSCMISNPRMQDLDYGLGCIVSTAYNTMTGNYSVNNSAGYNGNSCSVGSLNGSYNMNLGTNVNGNCLNSSGVIRVPAHRPLSSVHSSIPTSASTVPSMGSMGTINNLTGLTFPWMESNRRYTKDRFTVALSPFTVTRRIGHPYQNRTPPKKKKPRTSFTRLQICELEKRFHRQKYLASAERAALAKALKMTDAQVKTWFQNRRTKWRRQTAEEREAERQQANRILMQLQQEAFQKTINQPVTPDPICLHNSSLFALQNLQPWTENTAKISSVPNTD
- the tlx1 gene encoding T-cell leukemia homeobox protein 1 isoform X2, with the translated sequence MDHMGAHLHHTHADTISFGIDQILNNADQGSCMISNPRMQDLDYGLGCIVSTAYNTMTGNYSVNNSAGYNGNSCSVGSLNGSYNMNLGTNVNGNCLNSSGVIRVPAHRPLSSVHSSIPTSASTVPSMGSMGTINNLTGLTFPWMESNRRYTKDRFTGHPYQNRTPPKKKKPRTSFTRLQICELEKRFHRQKYLASAERAALAKALKMTDAQVKTWFQNRRTKWRRQTAEEREAERQQANRILMQLQQEAFQKTINQPVTPDPICLHNSSLFALQNLQPWTENTAKISSVPNTD